The genomic stretch TTAACGCGAGTTGGTTTCCCCCTGTTTTGCCAGGCAAAACAGGGGGAAACCAACTCGTATTAAAAGTCTTTGAAGGGGGTCTGGGGGAAACTTTCTACAGAAAGTTTCCCCCAGGGTAATCAATCAGAGTTTCCCTAAGATGTTATCACGGCGACGGCACGGGCGCAAACAAAATTGAGCAGACTCCATCGGGGAAACTCCGCGGGGAATTGAAGGTCTTTAAAGGGGGTCCGTGGGGGGACTTTCTGAAGGAAGTCCCCCCGGCGAAATAAATCACGGTTTCCCTAAAGTCGTGCAAGGAGCTTCCGATATATCCGATATATGAGGATATAGGTTGCCCGGCCGGCAGCGGCCATGCGGCTTCGGCGGCGGGAAGACACCGCACCGCATCTTGTCCGTCTCACCTCAGCCGTTTGAAAGATGGTCCACTCGATGATTCAAAGGGCGTAGCGATGCGCTTTGTCTCGTTTGTTTTTCGTATAATGTGGCGGTCCCTGGGAGGTTCGGCCCGTAAAGGCGTGAAACCCCGCCTGGCGCGGGGCGCGCCTCCGAGGGACCGCCCCTTCTTTTTTGGCGACAGCAGGATATTCCAGCCCGTTTTTCCCGGAACCCGAAACAAAATGAAAGGAGCGGTACGATGAAGGCGAAAAAGTGGCTTCAACTGATGGTGCTCGCTATGGCCATCGCCCTGCCCCTTGCGGGATGCGGCGGCGGCTCATCGTCGACTTCAACGAGCTCAAGCTCGACTACGAGCTCGACAACGAGTTCGAGCACGTCGAGCGGTCTCGACGGCAGTGCCGAGTAAGGAGGTTTACGATGAAGATGTCGAATATGACGAAGACGAAGACCCATCGGCACCCTGAGGCGGTGTTCGCGCTCGCAACGGGCGTGCTCGTCGTCGCCGTGGTGCTCGCCTGGACGACCCTCTCCTTCGGGCTCACGGCCGGGACGACCTACACCATCGAGGTCGACAAGATCGCCTCGGACGGCACCGTCACGGACCTCTCGCTCTCCACCACGGCCACGGCCGACTCCGACGGCAAGCTGGCCTTCACCATGAGCGGCGTGCCCGACAACAGCAGCTGCAACTTTCTCGTGATCACCATAAAGGACAACACGGGCACCGTCGTGCGGCGCAGCGTTGTGCCCTGTCCCAACGCCGGTGACACGCTGCCCGTCGGTGTTTCCGGCATCACCAACGCCCAGGCCGACGCCCTCATCGCGGCGCTCAAGGCGGCGGGGAGCGACGACCCCATCCTCGTCGTCTTCGGCTACGCCATAGTACGCTCGTCGTCGATAAACGCCACCGACCTCAGCACCATGGCCACCATAGCCCAGCAGGGCATCGACGGCAGCGGCGGATACGTCGACTACCTGACGCAAAACGGCGTAACCTCCGATCAGCTCGCCGCCTACCGCTCCGACATAGTCTCGCAGCTCGCCGACCCGACCGACGGCTACACCAAGCTCTTCAAGGACGCCGTCGACACCAGCGACTCGTCCACCGCCGCCAGCAAGCGCGGCAAGGCGGCGGCGCTCCTGCTCCAGATACTGGTGAAGGCGGCCACAAACGCCGGCTTCTCGCAGGACCGGGTCATCGAGGCCTTCAACGCCATGGGCGCCATCGTCGTGCCCCTAATGGACCAGGCCGTAAAGGACGGCACCCTCTCGGCCAAGGCCAAGCAGATGGTGGACTCCAGCATAGGCGGGGGCATCGACAAGATAAGGGCCCACAGGGTGATGGAGAAGTTCTCGGCGGCCCTCAAATCGCTGGGCGCTTCGGGGGCTGACGTGACCCAGTACCAGACGGCGGCCCAGACGCTCCTCGACGCCATGCTGAACGCCTTCGCGGAGTTCGACAAGGTCTTCAACGGAAACGAGACGCAGGCGACCATTCAGGCCGCCGACCAGAAGCTCCGTACCGACATGCAGACGGCCTTCGACACCTTCATGAGCGACGTGGCCGCCTCGAACGCCCGCCTCGACACCATGATCGCCAACATCGACAGCGCCCTCGGCCAGGCCACGGGGCTTACGCGGGCGGAGTTCCAGTTCTACGACAGCAAGGGCAACACCGTGAACTGGGCCATAACCATGGTCATACCCACCGACTGGGTATCCTCCATAGTCTCGGCCGGCGGAGAGCTCCTCTACACGCGCGACACCACGGCCATACCGAACAGCGTCACATGGCTGGGCACGTGCAGCGACCAGAGCTACCAGGACAGGAACTCCTGCGAGAACGCAGGCGGCACCTGGACGGCCGCAAGGACGGACTTCGTGGCCGATGGGGTACCCACCAGCTACGCTTCGCTTCTCGGACTCAAGGAGGACGTGGAGATACTGGAGTTCGCGCGCTGGGACGCCCAGAGCAACTCCGGCCAGGACATGTCGAAGGAGATGCAGATCGAAAAGCAGTTCGCCGACTCCATGGCGAAACTGGTCAACAACCTCGGCGGCACCACCAACGGCACCGACGCCATAGGGGCCAAGCTGCTCGGAGCGCTCGTGATCCTCATGCAGTCGCCGCAGTTCTGAGCGATCCCACCGAAGCTCTGACTAATTACCCTGGGGGAAACTTTCCATAGAAGGGCCGCAGGCCCACGTTTCCCCCAGCCCCCTCCAAAGACTTTCGATAGGAGTTTGTTTCCCCCTGTTTTTGCCAAGCAAAACAGGGGGAAACAAACTTGCGTCAACTCGAGCGCACTCAACCGATGCCGCACGACTTTCTTCTCCGCCGCCGTCATCTTCTACCTCCTTCCGTTCCAACCGTCCCATCTTAACGCCTTTCTCCGTGTGTCGGAAGGAGGTTAGCCGTACAGACACAAGATAAGATACACTACCCGCAGGCCTTGAAGGGATTGACACGGCTCTGCCCCTATGTTATACATTTAAGGAAACGCTGATTTATTGCACTGAGGGAACCTTTTTGTAAAAAGGTTCCCTCAGACTCCCTCCAAAGACTTTCAATGCGAGTTGGTTTCCCCCTGTTTTGTCAGGCAAAACAGGGGGAAACCAACTCGCATTGAAAGTCTTTGAAGGGGGGCTGGGGGAAACTTTCTACAGAAAGTTTCCCCCAGAGTAATTAATCAGAGTTTCCTTAAAACCCACCTGTCGGCGGGAGGGAGGGGTGCGAGCCGCTAGCTCAGTTGGTAGAGCATCTGCCTTTTAAGCAGGTGGTCCCGGGTTCGAGTCCCGGGCGGCTCACTTTACAAAGGGGGAAACGGTTTCCCTTTAGTCACGTCCCCATCGTCTAGCCTGGCCAAGGACACCGCCCTTTCACGGCGGCGACCGGGGTTCGAATCCCCGTGGGGACGCCATGGAAAAGACGGCCGCGACCTTCGGACGCTCCTCCTATGGAGGGGGCGGGGGTGGCGGCCTTTTCGATCTCTCCGTTACGTCTCCTGTCGCCGGCCGGTCCTGTGGTAATCGCAGAGGGAGCTGACGGCGCAGCGCGCGCACTGCGGGGAGCGGGCCTTGCAGGTCCTGCGGCCGTGGAGTATGAGAAGGTGGGTGGCCTTCGTCCACCTGCGCTTCGGTATGAGGGCGCAGAGGTCGCGTTCTATGTCGTCGGGCCTTTCCGATTTCGTCAGGCCCAGGCGGCGCGCTACGCGCTTGACGTGGGTGTCCACCGCCAGGGCGTCACGGCCGAAGGCGTTGCCGAGGACGATGTTGGCCGTCTTGCGGCCCACGCCGGGCAGCCTTATGAGCTCTTCGAGGCTGTCGGGAACGCGGCCGCCGTGCTCTCTTACGAGTTTTTCGCAGCAGCGTCTTATGCTCGCCGCCTTGTTGCGGTAGAAGTTTATAGAGCTTATGGCCTCGGCGAGCCTTTCCGGCTCCTCCGCGGCGTAGTCGGCGGCGCTGCTGTAGCGCCTGAAGAGCGAGGCCGTCACCCTGTTGACCCGCTCGTCGGTGCACTGGGCCGAGAGTATGGTGGCCACCAGCAGCTCAAGGGGCGTGGAGAAGCGAAGCTCCGTTGAGGCCTCCGGCATCTCGCCCTCCAGTATGTCCAGTATCCTTTCGGCCTTCTTCCTCGGTTCCATCGTGTAGAGCATCCCTTGCGGTCAGCCGCTCTCTCCTCACTCGTCGCCGGCGGGCGTCTCGGCGAGGCCGAGCCTGAAGAGCCGTTCCTCGTCGAAGGCCGTGAACCAGAGCCTTATGCGGCCGTCCTCGACGAGCGGCATGGGGCCGAGGACCGAGGCGCCGTCCCACGAGCCCTTTTCGCCGGGCTCGAGAATCGCCGTGCCGGCGCTCCTCTCCCAGAAGATGCCGTCTTCCGAGGTGGCGAGCCCTATGCGCAGGGCCCCGCCGTCGGTGCCGCCGTAGAAGAGGAGGTAGCGGCCTGCGAACTTCACCACCCGCGGGTACGACACGGACATGGAGTCCCACGAGCCTTCTTCGCCGAGATCGAGCACCGGCCCGAGAAGGCGCGACCACTCGATGCCGTCGGTGCTCTCGGCGTAGCCGATCTTCCACTGGCCGTAGCGGTCCGAGCCGGCGTACCAGAGCCTGTAGCGGTCCCCTTCCTTCATGACCATGGGATAGCCGATATAGGTGTCGTCGAAGCCGCCGGCCTCGCCGGGACCGAGCACCGGGCTTTCGGCAAGGCGCGTCCAGTGTACGCCGTCGGTGCTCGTGGCCACGCCTATGGACGGCGGGGCCCAGGGCACGTTGCCGCTTCCGCCGTAGAACATCCTGTAGAGGCCGTCTTCCTTTATGACCAGCGGGTAGTCCACGCGGGCGTCGTCCCACGAGCCGCGGGGGCCGAGATCGAGCACCGGGTTTTCGGGGTGGCGCGTCCAGTGCACACCGTCGGTGCTCGTGGCAAGCCCAATGCGGAAGGTGACGCCGTCGTGGCCAGAGTACCACAGCATGTACCGGTCGCCGTCCCTGAGGACCGATCCCCCCGCCACGCCGAAGCTGTCCCATCCGTCGCGCGGCCCCGTGTCCACTACGGCCCTCTCTTCGTAGGGGGTCCAGCGGTAGCCGTCGCGGGAGACGGCGTAGGAGAGCCATGTGGTCTCTCCGCCGTAGCGCTCGTACCACATGTGGTAGAGGCCGTCGTCGTCGACGAGCACCATCGGGGCCTTGGCGATGAGGCCTTCCTTTTCAATGGGGAGAACCACCTCGTCGGCCTCGCCCCACGAAAGGCCGTCGTCCGAAGATGCGGTGACGAAGAAGTAGCCGCCGTCGGTGACGGCCGTGCACCAGAGGCGGTAGGTGCCGTCCTCCATGGCCAGGACCCAGGGGTAGGCAAGCTCCCCGCCGACGGCGCCGGCGTCGACTATCTCGCCGCTCACGGGCGTCCAGGCGTAGCCGTCGTCGGAGAGCGCCATGCCGAGGGTCTGACGCAGGCCGTCAAAGCGGGTGTAGTACATGGCGTAGCCGTCGTCGATCCTCACGACCGCGGGATAGGCGGCCTGATCCGGGCCGCCCCCCTCGGCGAGGTCGAAGACCGGGTTCTGCGGGCACTTGCTCCACTCGACGCCGTCGGTGCTCTCGGCGCACCCTATGCGCATCACGTAGCCGTCGTGGCCCGAGTACCACATCCTGAAGCGGCCGTCCTCGAAGATCACCGACGGGTAGGCTGCGCGCATCCTGTCCCAACTGCCCGGGGCCCCGGGCTCTATGACCGGCCTTCGCAGCTTGGTCCAGTTGACGCCGTCGGGCGAGAAGGCCGTGCCTATGGACGCCCTGGCGCCGGTGAAGCCGGTGAACCACATCCTGTAGCCTCCCTCGACGGGAAGGACCGTGCCCCTGTATATGGCCGCGTCGTCCCAGGCGTAACCGTCGTCCACGTCCATGACGGGGTTGGACGCAAGGCGCTTCCAGCCCCGGCCGTCGTCTACCGCAAGCCCCGTCCTCGTGCGCCTTCCGTCGTGGCCTCCGTACCAGAGATAGGCGGTTTGGCCCCTGCGCGCGAAGACGGGGGTGAGCACCCCGGCCTCCTCCCAGTTGCCAGGCACTTCGAGGGGCTCGAGCTCCGGGGCCGCGGCCCTCTTCCACTCGATGCCGTCGCTTGAGACGGCCCGCCCCACGGCGAAGAGTCTCGACTCCCCCTTGCCGGCGTACCACATGGTGTAGCCGCCGTCGGGCTCCTTCACCACCTGGGGGAAGAGGACGAGCGAGAAGTCCCAGCTCCCTTCCATATCCCCGGAGGGACCGAAGACGGGGTTGTCCTCGCTGCGCTCCCAGACTATGCCGTCTTCGCTCTCGGCGTAGCCCACGCCGTAGTCGACGCCGTTGAAACCGACGTACCACATCCTGAAGCGGCCGTTCTCGAGGATAACCGAGGGGTCCATGACCTCGACCCAGGCCCAGGGCTCCTTCGTCTCGGGCAGGAGCACCGGCGCGGCGTACTTGGTCCACGCAAGGCCGTCTTCGCTCTCGGCGTAGCCTATGGCCGTGCGGTCTCCGTTGCCGACGGTGTACCACATGCGGTACTTCTCGCCGTCGTAGACCACCGAGGGCTGGGCGACACTCACCGTATCCCAGGCGCCCTCCTCTCCGCCCGTGTCCACCACCGGCTCGGGCGCTCTCGTCCACTCGATGCCGTCTTCGCTCTCGGCGTAGCCGATCCGGTGGTTGCGGCCGTCGTAGCCGGTGTACCACATCCTGAAGAGACCGTCTTCGACGATGACCGTCGAGGGTTCGACGTTGATGGACTCCCAAGAGGCCCGCTCGCCGGGTTCGAGGACCGGTTCGGGGAGTCTTTCCAGGTGGAGGGGCGGGCCGGCCCACGAGCCGTCGGCCGGGAGGACGATGAAGAGGGATGCCGCAACGGCTGCTGCGAAACGTATCATGGCGGGCTTCTCCTTCTTGTAAGGAGGTGCGGACCTGCCGCGCACGGCCCATGGTCATGGGCGGGGCCGAAGGGGACCTGACGGAAGCCGAGGGGCTTTACGGGCGCCTGCCCGGCGCCGTCGCCGCGGGGAGGGCGCCGGCCTGCGCGGCCGACGGGCCGCTTAGTGGCTGCGGCTTATGACGTAGTCGGCCACGGCCAGGAGCGCCGCCTTCTCGGGGGTGGGCTCGAAGCAGTCGAGCCTGCGCTTGGCGCTCTCCACCAGGGCCCGCGCCCTGGTCATGGTGTAGCCTATGCCGTCGTACTTGTTGATGAGGGCCAGGACCTGCTGCAGCTCCCCTTCCTCGAGGCCGTCTTCCTCGATGGCCCTTCGCATGATCGCCCTCTCGTCATCGTCGGCCTCGGTCAGGGCCTTTATGAGCGGCAGCGTGACCTTTCCCTCCTTCAGGTCGTTGCCGATGCTCTTTCCGAGAGCCTCGTCGCGCGAGATGTAGTCGAGGCAGTCGTCGGCGAGCTGGTAGGCTATGCCTATCTCCATGCCGAAGGCGGCGAGCTCCTCCTCCTTGCGGCGGCTCTGGCCGCCGAGTATGGCGGCCACCTGGCAGGCGGCCGAAAAGAGGACGGCCGTCTTCTTGGTGACCACGTCCATGTAGTCCTCTTCGGTGGCGTCGGCATCGGCGTGCTTGAGTAGCTGGAGGACCTCGCCCTCGGCCATGAGGGTCGTGGTGTTGGAGAGGACGTCGAGGATCCTGATGTCGTTGTGGGCCACGGCGAGGTAGAAGGCCTTGCTGAGCAGGTAGTCGCCGACGAGCACGCTGGCGCCGTTGCCCCAGATGGTGTTGGCCGAGGCCGCGCCGCGGCGCAGCTCGGCGTTGTCGACCACGTCGTCGTGGAGGAGGGTGGCCGTGTGGATGAACTCTATGACGCAGCACAGGGGGATGTGGGCGTCGCCCCTGTAGCCGCCGAGCCTGGAGGCCAGGATAAGCAGGAGCGGCCTGAACCGCTTGCCCCCGCTCGACAGGATGTACTCGACGACCTTGTTTATGAGGAAGACGCTCGAGTCGAGGTGGGAGCGGAATCCCTCTTCCACGCGCTTTATGTCGTCTTTTATGAGATCGAATGCCTGTTGAATCTGCATCGTCCGGGAAACCGCCCCGACAGCCCCGCCGGGTCCTGTGTCACAAGACTTTTCTGGAAAGGGATAACCTTATGATGCTATCGCAAAGACACCGTTATGTCAAAGATATTTTGCCTCGGCCTGGTAGCGTCGAATATTTTGTGTCACGAGGTGCAAACTCCAAGGAGCGCCATGCCCTTCGCAGGCTCATTGAAGCGGAGGAAGACATATCCATCACCGAGACAATTCCTGCCGAAATCCCCCGGGGGATAAGGGAGGAAAAGGACTTCAGGGGGGTGAAGGACTATCTCCGTTAAGGAAGCTCTGATTAATTACCCTGGGGGAACCGTGGGTCTGTGACCCTTTTACAAAAAAGTTCCCTCAGTACAATAAATCAGAGTTTCCTCAATAATTTATAGACCGAAGGACACGGAGACCTGGCCGGGATTTACAGAGATTGCAGAAAAAAGGGGCGAGGCCGCAAGAAAGACCGTCGACTGCATCATCACCGCCATATGTATGGAGAACAACCTGCTCCTCCTTCACAAGGACAGCGATTTTGAGCTCATTAGGGCATGCAGCAGGCTGAAGGTGCCGAGAATACCGCCACGGCCCGCGCTCATATCTCGCGGAGTTCGTAGTCTCGCGAGCCCAGCCCCATCAGCTCGGCGTGGCGGAGCTGGACGGTCCAGTCGATGTCGGGGTGTATGCCGCGGAACTTGTCGCCGCCCGGCTCGTGGCCGCTCTCGAGGGCCGAGTCGGCCAGTCCGGGGGCGGCGTTCACCAGGTCGGCCGAGGCCTGGTCAATCGCCACGGGGTCGAGCGAGGCGGCGATGCCTATGTCGGGCACTATGGGTGCGTCCGTTGCCCCGTAGCAGTCGCAAAGGGGGCTCACCTGGGTGACGAAGTTGAGGAAGACGCAGCGGTCCTCCTTGCCACTGAGCGCGCCGGCTGCGTACTCCACCATCTTCTCCTGGACGGCGGCGGCCTCCTCGTTCCAGCGGACCTTTATGGTGCCCTCCGGGCAGACGGCTATGCAGTGGCCGCAGCCGATGCAGCGCCCCTCGTCGATGACGGCGCGCTCGCCCACGTCTATGGCGTCGGCCGGACAGTGGAGGGCGCAGTCGCCGCAGGCCGTGCATCCGGCGGGCTCCACCACGGGCGCGCAGCTCGAGTGCTGGGTGAG from Deltaproteobacteria bacterium encodes the following:
- a CDS encoding polyprenyl synthetase family protein, whose amino-acid sequence is MQIQQAFDLIKDDIKRVEEGFRSHLDSSVFLINKVVEYILSSGGKRFRPLLLILASRLGGYRGDAHIPLCCVIEFIHTATLLHDDVVDNAELRRGAASANTIWGNGASVLVGDYLLSKAFYLAVAHNDIRILDVLSNTTTLMAEGEVLQLLKHADADATEEDYMDVVTKKTAVLFSAACQVAAILGGQSRRKEEELAAFGMEIGIAYQLADDCLDYISRDEALGKSIGNDLKEGKVTLPLIKALTEADDDERAIMRRAIEEDGLEEGELQQVLALINKYDGIGYTMTRARALVESAKRRLDCFEPTPEKAALLAVADYVISRSH
- a CDS encoding DUF362 domain-containing protein; this encodes MARSVVYLATVRTDVKRNLFDKLDALLERLDLRRRFRKGCLAAVKLHFGERGNTSYIAPTFVRRVVERIEETGARPFLTDTNTLYVGSRCDAATHLRTAIANGFDYAVAGAPIVIADGLRGEYKRDVEVDGRRLRRVSIAGAVADADAMAVLTHFKGHEISGFGGTLKNLGMGCASREGKLTQHSSCAPVVEPAGCTACGDCALHCPADAIDVGERAVIDEGRCIGCGHCIAVCPEGTIKVRWNEEAAAVQEKMVEYAAGALSGKEDRCVFLNFVTQVSPLCDCYGATDAPIVPDIGIAASLDPVAIDQASADLVNAAPGLADSALESGHEPGGDKFRGIHPDIDWTVQLRHAELMGLGSRDYELREI
- the nth gene encoding endonuclease III → MLYTMEPRKKAERILDILEGEMPEASTELRFSTPLELLVATILSAQCTDERVNRVTASLFRRYSSAADYAAEEPERLAEAISSINFYRNKAASIRRCCEKLVREHGGRVPDSLEELIRLPGVGRKTANIVLGNAFGRDALAVDTHVKRVARRLGLTKSERPDDIERDLCALIPKRRWTKATHLLILHGRRTCKARSPQCARCAVSSLCDYHRTGRRQET